A stretch of Camelina sativa cultivar DH55 chromosome 18, Cs, whole genome shotgun sequence DNA encodes these proteins:
- the LOC109130615 gene encoding vesicle-associated protein 1-4-like produces the protein MSALFPPLLYFRFTQLLYICCISGQSKDHQTQNNIISSFEPLMSELDRLLGRSQVFVSFCKDELGDNFVMHLVWALRDSGINVFTDTYNPREKQQQQQVLTSSIEKSNIALAIFSKRYSESNWCLNELAKMNKLAKEGKLVVIHVFYNVKPNEVRKLQGEFGIHFRDTKERFAMEPMMVQSWEESLKSPIMTGRIDMSLEAHM, from the exons ATGTCTGCTCTGTTTCCACCTCTGTTGTACTTCAGGTTTACTCAACTGCTATATATCTGCTGTATTTCAGGTCAATCCAAAGACCACCAGACCCAAAACAACATCATCTCGTCTTTTGAGCCTCTAATGTCAGAGCTGGACCGACTACTAGGTCGTTCACAAGTGTTCGTTAGTTTTTGTAAAGACGAGCTTGGCGACAACTTTGTCATGCATCTCGTATGGGCTTTGAGAGACTCAGGGATCAATGTCTTCACAGACACCTACAACCCTAGAGaaaaacaacagcaacaacaagtaTTGACAAGTAGTATAGAGAAGTCGAATATCGCGCTGGCCATCTTCTCAAAGAGGTACTCGGAGTCAAATTGGTGCTTGAATGAGCTTGCAAAAATGAACAAGCTTGCAAAGGAAGGAAAACTTGTGGTCATTCACGTGTTCTACAACGTGAAACCAAACGAAGTTAGAAAACTCCAGGGAGAGTTTGGAATACATTTTAGGGATACAAAAGAGAGATTTGCAATGGAACCAATGATGGTTCAAAGTTGGGAAGAATCCTTGAAGTCCCCTATTATGACAGGACGAATAGACATGAGCTTGGAAGCACACATGT AA